Proteins co-encoded in one Candidatus Thiodictyon syntrophicum genomic window:
- a CDS encoding beta strand repeat-containing protein — MTKANKRNWLARLPSVADLGGGGAFHWPPMRYFSIFLLLLTTTIGWTSEALATATINKQFTPATIDPGNISRFRITVVNASLVPLTAAAVTDNLPANIKISSPTNATDTCGFTSVTATPGASQIILNGGTIPAGTGTVDGLCYYELDVVSTVAGNWINTIPKNGPSNGFTPGGTTSGFQATENTVVITNTTDAVATLSVRGLSPPTGSKTFAPSPGLVGEPVTLTIVLTNPASNGTTMPLTTFTDTLPVGMVVAPAPTSSVVCTGTGAVNGAFSPNAGDTSLILTGGTIGGASGSGGTCTLSVKVVVNSIGTNTTQTFTNSLAAGAIGNTRGLTSPVFSRNEVINSPIGLAKSFLTTTVGVGQNSVMRIDITNASTANTLTVTSLTDSLPTGLTVGNLTTNPPTIDCVTSGGGTNGTFSPALTQGDASITIVNAVVGKTGGTRRCRIQVPVQAAASGSYVNTIAANAVINPGSLASPAATATLTVNGALTVAKSSSPTSVAAGQPTTFTVTINNWSATPVSGVNFTDTLPLSDTGGFQMVLANPVNRTASVGCSGGTWTETPGASSLTWTGGTIAGGNPGVCTITFRAIPPIDTTIGRTFNNSIPVNSICSGSICNTNAVSSGNVTVIAGASVTKAFSPTSVAQGQTSQLTVTLTNATATPITNAGLTDNLPTSPGNVVVAAVPGTSTTCASGTVTASAGSQSVSIAGATIPASGSCNFKVNVTGSTVGTHTNTIPIGALTSTEGVSNPAVATANLGITTGLTGTKSFSPTSVAVNGVSRVTVTVTNFSSGPLTGVSITDPLGANLQVASPANATTTCAGTPVLTATPGTNSASLTGADIGIGGNCRFLFDVKAINNPTNWPNTIPVGNVTSAEGPANTAVISATLGKTATSIAINKSFDPVIVTGGQPSVLRIDITNPIGSPSGADNVSFTDTFPTGIEVYAVPNPSTTCTNGLVTAVPGAGSISLSGATLAANSTCSVFVTTTSVKFLNLINTIPVAAVSTTQGYTNSLATTATLSTLQGLGAAKSFTPTSISAGQTATLKIRLFSTRDPSQPNTTLTGVSFTDSLPAGLTVAPTPNASTDCGGGTVTAAANATQVTLAGATIQPNTNCLVQVDVTASALGAYTNTIPKDTVTSNEGFKSPNDAVATLNVLNPPVITKAFSPAPVKAGQVSTLTVTITNANAQTLNGVALTDNLPSGLSVASAPNASTTCSGGAVAALVAGSSIALTNATVPASGACTFQADVASNVPGDYLNTIPANALVTTQGVTNTAPATNTLTVLQPPTVAKSFSPTTIDVGATSLLTLTLGNSNASAITLASVLTDTLPGTLKVASPNGLSGTCTLASVTAAPGGNTIQYANGASIPSGGCTIAVLVTGAQAGSYPNVIPASALDTSAGANQSPATATLDLQAVAIGNRVWFDDGAGGGTANDGIQNGSEAGVSGVTVLLFDNSDTQVRSTTTDANGYYFFDNLAPGSYYVKIPASAFGAGQPLQGYLSSTGADSGTVTDLNDNGIDNAAPTTNGIRSNTFALAVGTMPTGEDQTGYTGTLLDNSVNATNDFGFVAANTLVAIGNRVWIDNGAGTGGVANDGIQNGAEAGVSGVNVVLFDSSNAQVGTTTTDAGG, encoded by the coding sequence ATGACCAAAGCGAACAAGAGAAATTGGCTGGCGCGCCTGCCGTCGGTGGCAGACCTCGGCGGCGGTGGGGCTTTCCACTGGCCTCCGATGCGGTATTTCTCAATCTTCCTGCTCTTGCTGACGACTACCATCGGCTGGACCTCGGAGGCCCTGGCGACTGCCACCATCAACAAGCAGTTCACGCCCGCGACCATCGACCCGGGCAATATCAGCCGCTTTCGTATTACGGTCGTCAACGCCTCCCTGGTTCCGCTGACCGCCGCCGCGGTGACGGATAACCTGCCGGCGAACATCAAGATCTCCAGCCCGACGAACGCAACCGATACCTGCGGCTTCACCAGTGTCACCGCCACCCCGGGCGCCTCCCAGATCATCCTGAACGGCGGTACCATACCCGCCGGCACGGGTACGGTGGATGGCCTGTGCTACTACGAGCTGGACGTGGTCTCCACCGTCGCCGGCAACTGGATCAATACCATCCCCAAGAACGGGCCGAGCAACGGTTTCACCCCGGGCGGGACGACCAGCGGCTTTCAGGCCACTGAGAATACGGTGGTCATTACCAACACCACTGACGCGGTTGCCACGCTCTCGGTGCGCGGTCTGAGCCCGCCGACCGGGTCCAAGACCTTCGCGCCCTCGCCGGGGCTGGTTGGGGAGCCGGTCACGCTGACCATCGTGTTGACGAATCCGGCCTCCAACGGCACCACGATGCCGCTGACCACTTTCACCGATACACTCCCTGTTGGCATGGTGGTGGCACCGGCGCCCACGTCAAGTGTCGTTTGTACCGGGACGGGGGCTGTGAATGGGGCCTTCTCGCCCAACGCCGGGGATACGTCCCTGATCCTGACCGGCGGCACCATCGGTGGCGCGAGCGGCAGCGGCGGAACCTGCACCCTGTCGGTGAAGGTGGTGGTCAATTCGATTGGCACCAACACCACGCAGACCTTCACCAACTCGCTGGCCGCCGGGGCCATCGGCAATACCCGCGGTCTGACCAGTCCGGTGTTCTCCAGGAACGAAGTCATCAACTCCCCGATCGGGTTGGCCAAGAGCTTTCTCACCACCACGGTCGGGGTGGGCCAGAACAGCGTCATGCGCATTGACATTACCAATGCCAGCACTGCCAATACGCTTACGGTTACTAGTCTCACCGACTCGCTGCCGACCGGCTTAACGGTCGGCAACCTGACGACAAACCCTCCGACGATCGACTGTGTTACCAGCGGCGGCGGCACCAACGGCACCTTCAGCCCGGCCCTGACTCAGGGGGACGCGTCCATTACCATCGTCAACGCCGTGGTCGGCAAGACAGGGGGTACCAGGCGCTGCCGCATCCAGGTCCCGGTGCAAGCCGCTGCGTCCGGCAGTTACGTCAATACCATTGCGGCCAACGCAGTCATTAACCCGGGCAGTCTGGCCAGTCCCGCGGCGACCGCGACGCTGACGGTCAACGGCGCCCTGACCGTCGCCAAGAGCAGCAGCCCGACATCGGTGGCGGCCGGACAGCCGACCACCTTCACCGTCACCATCAACAACTGGTCGGCGACGCCGGTGTCCGGGGTCAATTTCACCGACACCTTGCCGCTGTCGGACACCGGTGGATTCCAGATGGTCCTGGCCAACCCGGTCAACCGGACCGCGAGCGTGGGCTGTAGCGGCGGGACCTGGACTGAAACCCCCGGCGCCTCGTCCCTCACCTGGACGGGAGGGACCATCGCCGGAGGCAACCCCGGAGTCTGCACCATCACCTTCCGCGCCATCCCGCCAATCGATACCACAATCGGAAGGACCTTCAACAACTCGATTCCTGTCAATTCTATTTGCAGCGGATCGATCTGCAATACCAATGCCGTTAGTTCGGGGAACGTGACCGTCATCGCGGGGGCCTCAGTCACCAAGGCGTTTAGCCCCACGTCCGTGGCCCAGGGCCAGACCTCGCAATTGACGGTGACCCTGACCAATGCGACGGCGACGCCCATCACCAATGCCGGGCTGACCGACAACCTGCCGACATCGCCCGGCAATGTCGTCGTTGCGGCGGTCCCGGGTACTAGCACGACCTGCGCCAGCGGTACCGTGACGGCGAGCGCCGGCAGCCAAAGTGTCAGCATTGCTGGTGCCACCATTCCCGCCAGCGGCAGTTGCAACTTCAAGGTCAACGTGACCGGCAGTACGGTCGGCACTCACACCAATACCATTCCGATCGGGGCACTGACCAGTACCGAGGGCGTGTCCAATCCGGCTGTGGCCACGGCGAATCTGGGCATTACCACCGGGCTCACCGGTACCAAGTCGTTCTCCCCGACCTCGGTCGCCGTTAATGGGGTCTCGCGGGTCACGGTCACCGTGACCAACTTTTCATCGGGGCCATTGACCGGCGTGTCCATCACGGACCCCTTGGGCGCGAACTTGCAGGTCGCTTCCCCGGCCAATGCCACCACCACCTGCGCGGGTACGCCGGTCCTGACCGCCACCCCCGGCACGAACAGCGCATCCCTTACCGGTGCGGACATCGGCATCGGCGGTAACTGTCGGTTCCTGTTCGATGTCAAGGCGATCAATAATCCGACGAATTGGCCCAACACGATCCCGGTGGGCAATGTTACCAGCGCAGAGGGACCGGCCAACACGGCTGTCATTAGCGCCACCCTGGGCAAGACCGCCACCAGCATCGCGATAAATAAGTCATTTGACCCGGTGATCGTCACCGGCGGTCAGCCCTCCGTGTTGCGGATCGATATTACCAACCCGATCGGCTCCCCCTCCGGCGCGGATAACGTGAGCTTCACCGATACCTTCCCGACCGGTATCGAGGTCTATGCGGTGCCAAACCCGAGCACTACCTGCACCAATGGCTTGGTCACCGCGGTACCGGGCGCCGGTTCCATCAGCCTGTCCGGTGCCACGCTCGCGGCCAATTCGACCTGCTCGGTCTTTGTGACCACGACCTCGGTGAAGTTCCTGAACCTGATCAACACCATTCCCGTGGCTGCGGTCAGCACGACCCAGGGCTACACCAATAGCCTGGCGACCACCGCGACACTGTCCACCCTCCAGGGATTGGGCGCAGCCAAAAGCTTCACGCCCACCAGTATCTCGGCGGGGCAGACGGCGACCCTGAAGATCCGCCTGTTCAGCACTCGCGACCCGAGCCAGCCGAACACGACCTTGACTGGCGTGAGCTTTACCGACAGCCTGCCGGCCGGACTGACCGTGGCGCCGACCCCCAATGCCTCTACCGACTGCGGCGGCGGGACTGTGACCGCGGCCGCTAATGCCACCCAGGTGACTCTGGCCGGCGCGACCATCCAACCCAATACCAACTGCCTGGTGCAGGTCGACGTGACGGCGTCGGCGCTTGGCGCCTATACCAATACCATCCCCAAGGACACAGTCACCTCCAACGAGGGCTTCAAGAGTCCGAACGATGCGGTTGCGACCTTGAACGTCCTGAACCCGCCGGTCATCACCAAGGCATTCAGCCCGGCACCGGTCAAGGCGGGTCAGGTCTCCACACTGACGGTCACCATTACCAATGCGAACGCCCAGACCCTGAACGGGGTGGCCCTGACCGACAACCTGCCGTCGGGCCTGTCGGTCGCCAGCGCACCCAATGCCTCGACGACCTGTTCTGGCGGCGCTGTGGCAGCCCTGGTGGCGGGTAGCAGCATTGCGCTGACCAACGCGACGGTGCCGGCCAGCGGGGCTTGCACATTCCAGGCGGATGTGGCGAGTAACGTGCCGGGTGACTACCTGAACACCATTCCGGCCAACGCGCTGGTGACGACGCAAGGGGTCACAAACACAGCACCCGCGACAAATACCCTGACCGTGCTGCAGCCACCCACGGTCGCGAAGTCCTTCAGCCCCACGACCATCGACGTGGGCGCGACCTCCCTCTTGACCCTGACCCTGGGCAACAGCAATGCCAGCGCCATTACCCTGGCCTCGGTCCTGACCGACACCCTGCCCGGCACGCTCAAGGTGGCCAGCCCCAACGGCCTGTCCGGGACCTGTACCCTGGCCAGCGTCACGGCGGCGCCCGGTGGCAACACCATCCAATACGCCAACGGGGCCAGCATCCCGTCCGGCGGCTGCACCATTGCGGTGTTGGTTACCGGCGCCCAGGCCGGCAGCTATCCGAACGTGATCCCCGCCAGCGCGCTCGACACCAGTGCGGGGGCCAACCAGTCTCCGGCAACGGCGACGCTGGACCTCCAGGCGGTGGCAATCGGCAACCGGGTCTGGTTCGACGATGGCGCCGGCGGTGGGACCGCCAACGATGGTATCCAGAACGGCAGCGAGGCGGGAGTCTCCGGCGTCACGGTCCTGCTCTTCGACAACAGTGACACCCAGGTCCGCAGCACCACCACCGACGCCAACGGCTACTACTTCTTCGACAACCTGGCCCCGGGCAGTTATTACGTCAAGATCCCGGCCAGCGCGTTCGGCGCAGGCCAGCCGCTGCAAGGCTATCTCAGCAGCACGGGTGCCGACAGCGGTACGGTCACGGACCTCAATGATAACGGCATCGACAACGCCGCGCCGACCACCAACGGCATTCGCAGCAATACCTTTGCCCTGGCGGTGGGGACCATGCCCACGGGTGAGGACCAGACCGGCTATACGGGCACGCTCTTGGACAACAGTGTCAACGCCACCAACGACTTCGGCTTCGTTGCCGCTAACACCCTGGTCGCCATCGGCAACCGCGTGTGGATCGACAACGGTGCGGGCACTGGCGGGGTGGCGAACGACGGCATCCAGAACGGCGCCGAGGCGGGTGTCTCCGGCGTCAATGTCGTGCTCTTCGACAGTAGCAACGCCCAGGTCGGCACTACCACCACCGATGCCGGTGGCTAG
- a CDS encoding SdrD B-like domain-containing protein: MNTLAGGYYYFDILKPGSYYVRIPATEFATGRPLAGYLSSTGADSGTVIDLNDNGIDNAAPLTNGIQSNTFMLAVGTMPTGEDQTAYTGGLPDANVNATDDFGFVAANTLVAIGNRVWIDNGAGTGGVANDGIQNGTEAGVSGVTVLLFDSSNAQVGTTTTDTDGFYFFDNLQPGSYYVQIPATEFGSGKPLEGLLSSTGADATTTTDLNDNGIDNVAPAVNGIRSNSFTLAVGSMPTGEDQTGYTGGLPDANVNATNDFGFMDPKANLVAIGNRVWLDDGLGGGLINNGRIDGTEAGIANVAVEIYDDSNNLIAATHTDVNGRYYFDNLVPGSYYVLIPVSEFGTGRPLVGLSSSTDVAAKDAVTDDITDENGIDDAAPATNGIRSNLFTLSVGGEPTDDDQTGYTGVLPNSNVNATDDFGFYNVLATKVAIGNRVWLDDGRSSGVANNGARDGGEVGIDDATVELYNGGGTLITSTTTSGGGYYWFDNLSPGQYYVLLPAGQFQTGGVLAGLFSSTGAGTDEITDEGLDENGRDVANPASTGIRSTTFNLQPGTEVTGELQTGYPGGLPDDSVNGTADFGLVNGAAVLVAIGNRVWLDDGSGGGLADDGVINGTEAGIDGVDVQLYDSANQLIATTVTSGGGYYFFDILAGGAYYAAIPASEFGSGQPLAGLLSSTNAGNDEINDSDVDENGIDDPTPATNGIVSNTFTLSAGNERTGEDQTGYLGVLPDANVNATDDFGFYNPLTTNVAIGNRVWLDNGASGGIANDHIQNGGEAGIPNVTVGLYTSVGGFVRNTQTDANGNYWFDNLAPGQYYVRLAPAEFLPGGDLVGLVSSTGAGSDESTDQDVDENGIDEVNPAVNGIRSNTFNLQAGSERVGEDQSGYGGSLPDNSVNGTNDFGLIAPAQTLVAIGNRVWLDNGAGGGVANDGIFNGGEAGIAGVAVQLYDPANTLAASTVTDANGLYWFDNLAPGNYYVTILASEFGSGKPLDGLLSSTDAGTDQGIDDDVDENGIDTPNPASSGIRSGNFTLSVGGAPVGEAQDGYAGVLPDASVNATDDFGFIVPASTLVAIGNLVFHDTNGNGRYEPGLGETPINAVTVDLFFEGDDPATVAPYRTTTTAGGGFYLFDNLPEGRYFVLIPKEEFATGGDLVGLASSPGAGGDNALDDNVDENGIDGGTPASQGVRSGIIDLAVGHEPTGEQGAGSYTGSLPDANVNLTVDFGYVPAAATCTTICDVYPRRGVTAQLPNGVNSLSGDAVVDINDIAWISSHQKIKVTPTGAAHSGDCVKDGKLTVNDVSSCQLYITPRP; encoded by the coding sequence TTGAACACCCTAGCCGGTGGCTACTACTATTTCGACATCCTGAAACCGGGGAGCTACTACGTCCGCATCCCGGCCACCGAGTTCGCCACGGGTAGGCCGCTGGCGGGTTATCTCAGCTCCACCGGCGCGGACAGCGGTACGGTCATCGACCTCAACGACAACGGCATCGATAACGCCGCACCGCTGACCAACGGCATCCAGTCCAACACCTTCATGCTTGCCGTGGGTACCATGCCCACGGGTGAGGACCAGACCGCCTACACCGGCGGCCTGCCGGATGCCAACGTCAACGCCACCGACGACTTCGGCTTCGTTGCCGCCAACACCCTGGTCGCCATCGGCAACCGCGTGTGGATCGACAACGGTGCGGGCACTGGCGGGGTGGCGAACGACGGCATCCAGAACGGTACCGAGGCGGGTGTGTCCGGCGTCACTGTCCTGCTGTTCGACAGTAGCAACGCCCAGGTCGGAACTACCACCACCGATACGGATGGCTTCTACTTCTTCGATAACCTGCAACCTGGGAGCTACTACGTCCAGATCCCGGCCACCGAGTTCGGCAGTGGTAAGCCGTTGGAGGGCCTCTTGAGCTCCACCGGGGCAGATGCCACGACCACGACGGACCTCAATGACAACGGCATCGACAACGTCGCGCCGGCCGTCAATGGCATTCGCAGCAACAGCTTCACCCTGGCGGTGGGCTCCATGCCCACGGGTGAAGATCAGACCGGCTACACCGGCGGACTGCCGGACGCCAACGTCAATGCCACCAATGACTTCGGGTTCATGGATCCAAAGGCCAACCTGGTGGCGATCGGCAACCGGGTCTGGCTCGACGATGGGCTAGGCGGCGGCCTGATCAACAATGGCCGGATCGATGGCACCGAAGCGGGTATCGCCAACGTGGCGGTGGAGATCTACGATGACAGTAACAACCTGATCGCGGCCACCCACACCGATGTCAATGGGCGCTACTACTTCGATAACCTGGTCCCGGGCAGCTACTACGTCCTGATCCCCGTCAGCGAGTTCGGTACCGGCCGGCCCCTGGTGGGGCTGTCCAGCTCCACGGATGTGGCGGCGAAGGACGCTGTCACCGATGACATTACCGATGAGAACGGCATCGACGACGCCGCGCCGGCCACCAATGGCATCCGCTCCAACCTCTTTACCCTCAGCGTGGGTGGCGAGCCGACGGATGACGACCAGACCGGCTATACGGGTGTGCTGCCGAACAGCAACGTCAATGCCACCGACGACTTTGGCTTCTACAACGTGCTGGCGACCAAGGTGGCCATCGGCAATCGGGTCTGGCTCGACGATGGACGCAGTAGCGGAGTGGCTAACAACGGCGCCCGGGATGGCGGGGAAGTTGGCATCGACGACGCGACGGTAGAGCTTTACAACGGGGGCGGTACCCTGATCACCAGCACCACCACCAGCGGCGGCGGCTATTACTGGTTCGATAACCTGAGTCCCGGGCAATACTACGTCTTGCTGCCGGCCGGTCAGTTCCAGACCGGCGGGGTGCTGGCAGGGCTCTTCTCCAGCACGGGTGCGGGTACCGACGAGATCACGGACGAGGGGCTGGATGAGAATGGGCGCGATGTCGCCAATCCGGCCAGCACCGGGATCCGCTCCACCACCTTCAACCTGCAACCTGGGACAGAGGTAACGGGAGAGCTTCAGACCGGCTACCCGGGGGGCCTGCCGGATGACAGCGTCAACGGCACCGCCGATTTCGGCCTGGTGAACGGCGCCGCGGTGCTGGTGGCCATCGGCAACCGGGTCTGGCTGGACGATGGTAGCGGTGGCGGCCTGGCCGATGACGGCGTGATCAACGGCACCGAGGCGGGGATCGATGGGGTGGATGTGCAACTCTACGACAGTGCGAACCAGCTCATCGCGACCACAGTGACGAGCGGCGGCGGCTACTACTTCTTCGACATCCTGGCGGGGGGCGCTTACTACGCCGCGATCCCGGCGAGCGAGTTCGGGTCGGGTCAGCCGCTGGCCGGGTTGCTCAGCTCCACCAACGCCGGCAACGATGAGATCAACGACAGCGATGTCGATGAAAACGGGATCGACGACCCGACACCGGCCACCAACGGCATCGTCTCCAATACCTTTACCCTGAGCGCCGGCAACGAGCGAACGGGTGAGGACCAGACCGGCTACCTGGGCGTGCTGCCGGACGCCAACGTCAATGCCACGGATGACTTCGGGTTCTACAACCCGCTGACCACCAATGTGGCGATCGGCAATCGGGTGTGGCTGGACAACGGCGCCTCCGGCGGTATCGCCAACGACCACATCCAGAACGGCGGGGAGGCCGGCATCCCCAATGTGACGGTGGGACTCTATACCAGCGTCGGCGGCTTTGTCAGGAACACCCAGACCGACGCCAACGGCAACTACTGGTTCGACAACCTGGCGCCCGGCCAGTACTACGTCCGGCTGGCCCCGGCGGAGTTCCTGCCCGGTGGCGACTTGGTCGGTCTGGTCTCCAGCACCGGTGCCGGCAGCGATGAGTCCACTGACCAGGATGTCGATGAGAACGGTATCGACGAGGTCAACCCGGCGGTGAATGGGATCCGCTCCAACACCTTCAACCTGCAGGCCGGGAGCGAGCGTGTGGGCGAGGACCAGAGCGGTTACGGTGGTAGCCTGCCCGACAACAGTGTCAACGGCACCAACGACTTCGGGCTTATCGCGCCGGCGCAGACCCTGGTCGCTATCGGCAACCGCGTGTGGCTCGACAATGGTGCCGGGGGCGGGGTGGCCAATGACGGTATCTTCAACGGTGGCGAGGCCGGGATCGCCGGGGTTGCGGTGCAGCTCTACGATCCGGCCAACACCCTGGCGGCAAGCACCGTCACGGACGCCAATGGCCTCTACTGGTTCGACAACCTGGCGCCGGGCAATTACTACGTGACGATCCTGGCCAGCGAGTTCGGGTCAGGCAAGCCCTTGGATGGCTTGCTCAGCAGCACCGATGCCGGCACCGACCAGGGCATCGATGACGATGTGGACGAGAACGGCATCGATACTCCGAACCCGGCCTCCAGCGGCATCCGTTCCGGCAACTTCACTCTGAGCGTCGGCGGGGCGCCGGTGGGCGAGGCGCAGGATGGCTACGCGGGGGTGCTGCCCGATGCCAGCGTCAACGCCACCGATGACTTTGGCTTCATCGTTCCGGCCAGCACCCTGGTCGCCATCGGGAACCTGGTCTTCCACGATACCAACGGCAATGGACGCTACGAGCCCGGACTCGGTGAGACGCCGATCAACGCCGTCACCGTCGATCTGTTCTTCGAGGGCGACGACCCGGCGACGGTGGCCCCGTATCGCACCACGACCACGGCCGGCGGCGGATTCTACCTGTTCGACAACCTCCCCGAGGGGCGCTACTTCGTGTTGATCCCGAAGGAGGAATTCGCGACCGGCGGCGATCTGGTCGGGCTTGCGTCTTCCCCCGGTGCGGGTGGTGACAACGCCCTGGACGACAATGTCGATGAGAACGGAATCGACGGCGGCACGCCCGCCAGCCAGGGCGTGCGCAGCGGCATCATCGACCTGGCGGTCGGCCACGAGCCCACTGGCGAGCAGGGGGCCGGCAGCTACACCGGCAGCTTGCCGGATGCCAACGTCAACCTCACGGTCGACTTCGGCTATGTCCCGGCGGCGGCCACCTGCACCACCATCTGCGATGTCTACCCGCGCCGCGGTGTCACGGCACAGCTTCCGAATGGCGTTAATTCATTGAGTGGTGATGCGGTCGTGGACATCAACGATATCGCCTGGATCAGCAGTCATCAGAAGATCAAGGTGACGCCGACCGGGGCGGCTCATAGCGGCGATTGCGTGAAGGATGGCAAGCTCACGGTGAACGACGTTAGCTCGTGTCAGTTGTATATCACGCCGCGACCCTGA
- a CDS encoding PEP-CTERM sorting domain-containing protein encodes MNRSPFFFLVGTAGLALSLIYTAPVGAVPTFTVTPSFTGPLLAGATFTVDVTLSGLGSEVGVNDFVSAYDLLLGYDSSFLSANSVTFGAALGTGALDPPDDTDGEYFVTGQQTDYVVPASYNGPHGADLAVDFGQSSVLCGFVGDTCPLAPSGSTTYLMALQPSGVVLATFSFTVNDPQQRGITWLTLIDNTMIPDSDEQFFDVKGNDRESPTGIAIGLANGQVEVPEPGTLALLLGAGLFGGGRKALRRRRASA; translated from the coding sequence ATGAATAGATCGCCGTTTTTTTTCCTGGTCGGGACCGCTGGGCTCGCGCTCAGCCTGATCTATACGGCTCCGGTCGGGGCCGTTCCCACCTTCACCGTTACCCCGTCGTTCACGGGTCCGCTGCTGGCCGGTGCGACCTTTACCGTTGACGTGACGCTTTCGGGCCTTGGTAGCGAAGTAGGGGTTAATGACTTTGTCAGTGCCTACGACTTGTTGTTGGGCTATGACAGCTCGTTCCTGAGCGCGAACAGCGTTACGTTCGGAGCCGCCCTTGGGACTGGTGCGTTAGATCCACCCGACGATACCGACGGCGAGTATTTCGTCACGGGTCAGCAGACGGATTATGTCGTGCCCGCGAGCTACAACGGGCCGCACGGCGCGGATCTGGCGGTCGATTTCGGTCAGTCGTCCGTGCTGTGCGGTTTCGTTGGCGATACCTGTCCACTCGCTCCGTCTGGGTCAACGACCTATCTCATGGCCCTTCAGCCGAGCGGCGTCGTGCTTGCGACCTTCAGCTTTACGGTGAACGACCCGCAGCAGCGCGGTATCACTTGGCTGACCTTGATAGACAACACCATGATCCCCGATTCCGACGAGCAGTTTTTCGACGTCAAGGGCAACGACAGAGAGTCACCCACCGGTATCGCCATCGGGCTAGCCAACGGTCAGGTTGAAGTGCCGGAGCCGGGCACTCTGGCGTTACTGCTGGGGGCTGGTCTGTTTGGGGGTGGCCGTAAGGCATTGCGGCGCCGCCGGGCCTCGGCCTAG
- a CDS encoding MYXO-CTERM sorting domain-containing protein, translating to MSLRSRVAGFAVRPARGTNLAKFVEWAERSDAHLPPRSLMASLMGIALALPILRISTVPGSNDGLLDWKNDIDGSPVTMYRNKTTLDISVPGPATLPLLGLGLLALRRARRLVKR from the coding sequence ATGTCGCTGCGCAGCCGGGTCGCCGGGTTCGCTGTGCGGCCAGCCCGCGGCACGAATCTGGCGAAGTTTGTAGAATGGGCAGAGCGCAGCGATGCCCATCTGCCGCCGCGATCCTTGATGGCATCGTTGATGGGCATCGCTCTCGCTCTGCCCATCCTACGGATCTCAACCGTGCCGGGATCGAACGATGGTTTGCTGGATTGGAAGAATGACATCGACGGGTCCCCGGTCACGATGTACCGGAACAAGACCACCCTGGATATTTCTGTTCCCGGCCCCGCGACCCTTCCGCTGCTCGGTCTGGGTCTGCTCGCCCTGCGGCGTGCCCGTCGGTTGGTTAAGCGCTGA